In one window of Streptomyces griseus subsp. griseus DNA:
- the rimO gene encoding 30S ribosomal protein S12 methylthiotransferase RimO yields the protein MPERRTVALVTLGCARNEVDSEELAGRLAADGWDLVEDASDADVAVVNTCGFVEAAKKDSVDALLEANDLKDHGRTQAVVAVGCMAERYGKDLAEALPEADGVLGFDDYADISDRLQTILNGGIHASHTPRDRRKLLPISPAERQDAAVALPGHAQEAPAPAPEDLPDGVAPVSGPRAPLRRRLGTSPVASVKLASGCDRRCSFCAIPSFRGSFISRRPSDVLQETRWLAEQGVKEVMLVSENNTSYGKDLGDIRLLETLLPELADVDGIERIRVSYLQPAEMRPGLIDVLTSTPKVAPYFDLSFQHSSPSVLRTMRRFGDTDRFLELLDTIRSKAPEAGARSNFIVGFPGETEADLAELERFLTGARLDAIGVFGYSDEEGTEAVGYADKLDPDTIAERLAHISQLAEELTSQRAEERVGETLQVLVESIESDEDGEVAIGRAAHQAPETDGQVVFTTREGLVPGLMVEAKAVGTEGVDLVAEHHELAEAAR from the coding sequence ATGCCCGAACGCCGTACCGTCGCCCTTGTCACTCTTGGCTGCGCCCGTAACGAGGTGGACTCGGAGGAGCTTGCAGGCCGCTTGGCAGCGGACGGCTGGGACCTCGTCGAGGACGCCTCGGACGCGGATGTCGCAGTCGTCAACACCTGTGGGTTCGTCGAAGCCGCCAAGAAGGACTCCGTCGACGCCCTGCTCGAAGCCAACGATCTCAAGGACCACGGCCGCACGCAGGCCGTCGTCGCCGTCGGCTGCATGGCCGAGCGCTACGGCAAGGACCTCGCCGAGGCCCTGCCGGAGGCGGACGGTGTCCTCGGATTCGACGACTACGCCGACATCTCCGACCGGCTCCAGACCATCCTCAACGGCGGCATCCACGCCTCACACACCCCGCGCGACCGCCGCAAGCTGCTGCCGATCAGCCCTGCCGAGCGGCAGGACGCCGCCGTCGCGCTGCCCGGGCACGCCCAGGAGGCACCCGCCCCGGCGCCCGAGGACCTCCCCGACGGCGTCGCACCGGTCTCCGGACCGCGCGCCCCGCTGCGCCGCCGGCTCGGCACCAGCCCCGTCGCCTCGGTGAAGCTCGCCTCCGGCTGCGACCGCCGCTGCTCCTTCTGCGCCATCCCCTCCTTCCGCGGCTCCTTCATCTCCCGCCGCCCCTCGGACGTGCTCCAGGAGACCCGCTGGCTGGCCGAGCAGGGCGTCAAGGAGGTCATGCTCGTCTCCGAGAACAACACCTCGTACGGCAAGGACCTCGGCGACATCCGCCTGCTGGAGACCCTGCTGCCCGAGCTGGCGGACGTGGACGGCATCGAGCGCATCCGGGTCAGCTACCTCCAGCCCGCCGAGATGCGCCCCGGACTCATCGACGTCCTCACCTCGACGCCGAAGGTCGCCCCGTACTTCGACCTCTCCTTCCAGCACTCCTCCCCGAGCGTGCTGCGCACGATGCGCCGCTTCGGCGACACCGACCGCTTCCTGGAGCTCCTGGACACCATCCGGAGCAAGGCCCCCGAGGCAGGCGCCCGGTCCAACTTCATCGTCGGGTTCCCCGGTGAGACCGAGGCGGACCTCGCCGAGCTGGAACGCTTCCTCACCGGCGCCCGCCTCGATGCCATCGGCGTCTTCGGCTACTCCGACGAGGAGGGCACCGAGGCGGTCGGGTACGCCGACAAGCTGGACCCCGACACCATCGCCGAGCGGCTCGCCCACATCTCGCAGCTGGCCGAGGAGCTGACCTCGCAGCGGGCCGAGGAGCGCGTCGGCGAGACCCTCCAGGTGCTCGTGGAGTCCATCGAGTCGGACGAGGACGGCGAGGTCGCGATCGGCCGCGCCGCGCACCAGGCCCCCGAAACGGACGGCCAGGTGGTCTTCACCACACGCGAGGGACTCGTGCCGGGCCTTATGGTCGAGGCGAAGGCAGTGGGCACCGAGGGCGTCGACCTGGTGGCCGAACACCACGAGCTTGCGGAGGCGGCCAGATGA
- a CDS encoding DEAD/DEAH box helicase produces the protein MTGSALDAFSPATRSWFAGAFSAPTAAQEGAWRAIGEGSDVLVVAPTGSGKTLAAFLASLDALAAGPPPAEAKKRCRVLYVSPLKALAVDVERNLRSPLTGIRQESVRLGLPEPEVRVGIRSGDTPPAERRSMVTRPPDILITTPESLFLMLTSSARDALAGVETVILDEVHAVAGTKRGAHLALSLERLDELLPRPARRIGLSATVRPVDEVARFLSPQRNAEIVQPPSAKEFDLSVIVPVEDLGELGGSPAIDGDAAQAEKPSIWPHVEERIADLVQSHRSTIVFANSRRLAERLCNRLNEIAYERATGTAFDPDNPVPDLPEVAALPEAHAPAEVMAQSGAARGAPALLARAHHGSVSKEQRAQVEEDLKAGRLPAVVATSSLELGIDMGAVDLVVQVESPPSVASGLQRVGRAGHQVGAVSTGVVFPKYRGDLVQAAVVTERMREGAIEALRIPSNPLDVLAQQLVAMVALDSWQADDLLALVRRAAPFASLPESAFTAVLDMLAGRYPSDAFAELRPRVVWDRVGGTVTGRPGAQRLAVTSGGTIPDRGLFGVFLAGADPKKGGGRVGELDEEMVYESRVGDVFTLGTTSWRIEDITRDRVLVSPAPGVPGRLPFWKGDQLGRPLELGRALGAFLREIGGLSEEDARLRLLAAGLDAWAADNILAYLDEQRRACGHVPDDRTILVERFRDELGDWRVVVHSPFGAQVHAPWALALSARLGERYGMDAQVMHADDGIVLRLPDADMMGLDLLDFDVPPAATDAGSEEATPPAFSYDSEQPPVGAADVVFDQGEVQQIVTDQVGGSALFAARFRECAARALLLPRRSPGKRTPLWQQRQRASQLLQVASEFGSFPIVLEAVRECLQDVFDVPGLTELMGDLEARRIRLVEVTTQEPSPFARSLLFGYVAQFLYEGDSPLAERRAAALSLDSHLLAELLGQAELRELLDPEVLSELERELQWLTEDRRIKDLEGVADLVRVLGPLTDAELAERGAEPSWAPELATTRRAIQVRIAGADHWAAIEDAGRLRDALGTALPVGVPEAFTEPVKDPLGDLLARFARTHGPFTAARAAERFGLGTAVTDGALQRLAASGRTVQGEFHPAGIGQEWCDAAVLRRLRRRSLAALRQELEPVEPAALASFLPQWQHFGSHRLRGIDGLARAVEQLQGAPVPASALEKLILPSRVMGYTPAMLDELTTTGEVVWAGAGALPGKDGWLSLYPADSAPLLLPAPHPLELSALHESLLSVLSGGYGLFFRQIADQVRATTHPDCSDQQLADALWELAWSGRLTNDTLAPLRSLLGSGRTAGSTAHRARRNVPRGRYGSLTAAARPASRTGPPTVSGRWSLLPPREPEPTHRAHALARTLLDRHGVVTRGAVQAEGVEGGFSATYRILAAFEDSGQARRGYVVEGLGAAQFAMDGAVDRLRAAATARDRRDPDTAPQALVLAAADPANAYGAALPWPESPDGAGHKPGRKAGALVVLVDGELTLYMERGGKSLLAWPSDPDSPALLAAAEALAASARAGALGTVTVERTNGVSALTSPLGRTLEAAGFLATPRGLRLRA, from the coding sequence ATGACCGGCTCAGCTCTCGACGCCTTCTCGCCCGCGACCCGCAGCTGGTTCGCCGGTGCCTTCAGCGCGCCCACCGCCGCGCAGGAGGGTGCCTGGCGGGCCATCGGCGAGGGCAGTGATGTGCTGGTGGTGGCGCCGACCGGTTCCGGCAAGACGCTGGCGGCGTTCCTGGCCTCGCTGGACGCGCTGGCCGCCGGTCCGCCGCCCGCCGAGGCGAAGAAGCGCTGCCGTGTGCTGTACGTGTCCCCGCTCAAGGCGCTCGCGGTCGACGTGGAGCGGAATCTGCGCTCCCCACTGACCGGTATCCGCCAGGAGTCGGTGCGGCTCGGCCTGCCGGAGCCGGAGGTGCGGGTCGGCATCCGGTCCGGGGACACCCCGCCCGCCGAGCGGCGCTCCATGGTGACCCGGCCGCCGGACATCCTGATCACCACGCCCGAGTCGCTGTTCCTGATGCTGACGTCCTCCGCCCGGGACGCGCTGGCGGGCGTCGAGACGGTGATCCTCGACGAGGTGCACGCGGTCGCCGGTACGAAGCGCGGCGCCCATCTCGCGCTCTCCCTGGAGCGCCTGGACGAGCTGCTGCCCCGGCCCGCCCGCCGGATCGGGCTCTCCGCGACGGTCCGGCCGGTCGACGAGGTCGCCCGGTTCCTGTCGCCGCAGCGCAACGCGGAGATCGTCCAGCCGCCGTCCGCCAAGGAGTTCGACCTCTCGGTGATCGTCCCGGTCGAGGATCTGGGCGAGCTGGGCGGTTCGCCCGCCATCGACGGGGACGCCGCTCAGGCGGAGAAGCCCTCGATCTGGCCGCACGTCGAGGAGCGCATCGCCGACCTCGTCCAGTCACACCGCTCCACCATCGTCTTCGCCAACTCCCGCCGACTGGCGGAGCGCCTGTGCAACCGGCTGAACGAGATCGCGTACGAGCGGGCCACCGGCACCGCCTTCGACCCGGACAACCCCGTCCCCGACCTGCCGGAGGTCGCCGCCCTGCCGGAGGCGCACGCCCCCGCCGAGGTCATGGCCCAGTCCGGCGCGGCCCGGGGCGCCCCCGCCCTGCTGGCCCGCGCCCACCACGGCTCGGTCTCCAAGGAGCAGCGGGCCCAGGTGGAGGAGGACCTCAAGGCGGGGCGGCTGCCCGCCGTGGTGGCCACCTCCAGCCTGGAGCTGGGGATCGACATGGGCGCGGTCGACCTGGTGGTCCAGGTCGAGTCCCCGCCCTCCGTCGCCTCCGGCCTCCAGCGGGTGGGCCGGGCCGGGCACCAGGTGGGCGCGGTCTCCACCGGCGTGGTCTTCCCGAAGTACCGCGGCGACCTGGTGCAGGCCGCCGTCGTCACCGAGCGGATGCGCGAAGGGGCCATCGAGGCGCTGCGCATCCCGTCCAACCCGCTGGACGTGCTGGCACAGCAGCTGGTCGCCATGGTGGCGCTGGACAGCTGGCAGGCCGACGACCTGCTGGCCCTGGTCCGCCGGGCCGCCCCGTTCGCCTCGCTCCCCGAGTCGGCGTTCACGGCCGTCCTCGACATGCTCGCCGGACGCTACCCGTCCGACGCCTTCGCGGAGCTGCGCCCCCGGGTCGTCTGGGACCGGGTCGGCGGTACGGTCACGGGCCGCCCGGGAGCGCAGCGGCTCGCCGTCACCTCGGGCGGCACGATCCCGGACCGCGGCCTCTTCGGGGTCTTCCTGGCGGGCGCCGACCCGAAGAAGGGCGGCGGCCGGGTCGGCGAGCTGGACGAGGAGATGGTCTACGAGTCCCGCGTCGGCGATGTCTTCACGCTGGGCACCACGTCCTGGCGGATCGAGGACATCACCCGCGACCGGGTGCTCGTCTCCCCCGCCCCGGGCGTTCCGGGACGGCTGCCGTTCTGGAAGGGCGACCAGCTGGGCCGCCCGCTGGAGCTGGGCCGTGCCCTGGGGGCGTTCCTCCGCGAGATCGGCGGGCTCTCCGAGGAGGACGCCCGGCTCCGGCTGCTCGCCGCCGGGCTGGACGCCTGGGCGGCGGACAACATCCTGGCCTATCTGGACGAGCAGCGCCGGGCCTGCGGCCATGTCCCGGACGACCGGACGATCCTGGTGGAGCGGTTCCGGGACGAGCTGGGCGACTGGCGGGTCGTCGTGCACTCCCCCTTCGGCGCCCAGGTGCACGCCCCCTGGGCGCTCGCCCTCTCCGCCCGCCTCGGTGAGCGGTACGGGATGGACGCCCAGGTCATGCACGCCGACGACGGGATCGTGCTGCGGCTGCCCGACGCGGACATGATGGGCCTGGATCTCCTCGACTTCGACGTCCCGCCCGCGGCCACGGACGCGGGGAGCGAGGAAGCGACCCCGCCCGCCTTCTCGTACGACAGCGAGCAGCCCCCGGTCGGTGCCGCCGACGTCGTCTTCGACCAGGGCGAGGTGCAGCAGATCGTCACCGACCAGGTGGGTGGCTCGGCCCTGTTCGCCGCCCGGTTCCGGGAGTGCGCCGCCCGCGCCCTGCTGCTTCCCCGGCGCTCCCCGGGCAAGCGCACCCCGCTCTGGCAGCAGCGCCAGCGCGCCTCCCAGCTGCTCCAGGTGGCGTCCGAGTTCGGTTCGTTCCCCATCGTCCTGGAAGCCGTCCGCGAATGCCTCCAGGACGTGTTCGACGTCCCCGGGCTCACCGAGCTGATGGGTGACCTGGAGGCGCGCCGGATCCGGCTCGTCGAGGTCACCACCCAGGAGCCCTCCCCGTTCGCCCGCTCCCTCCTCTTCGGTTACGTCGCCCAGTTCCTGTACGAGGGCGACTCACCCCTGGCCGAGCGGCGGGCCGCCGCACTCTCCCTCGACTCCCATCTCCTGGCCGAGCTGCTGGGCCAGGCGGAGCTGCGGGAGCTGCTGGACCCGGAGGTCCTCAGCGAGTTGGAGCGGGAGCTCCAGTGGCTCACCGAGGACCGCCGGATCAAGGACCTCGAAGGGGTCGCGGACCTGGTGCGCGTGCTCGGCCCCCTCACCGACGCGGAGCTGGCCGAGCGGGGCGCCGAGCCCTCCTGGGCTCCGGAGCTGGCCACGACCCGCCGGGCCATCCAGGTCCGGATCGCCGGGGCGGACCACTGGGCGGCGATCGAGGACGCGGGGAGGCTGCGGGACGCGCTGGGCACGGCGCTCCCGGTCGGAGTTCCCGAGGCGTTCACCGAGCCGGTGAAGGACCCCCTGGGCGACCTCCTGGCCCGATTCGCCCGGACGCATGGCCCGTTCACCGCCGCCCGGGCCGCCGAGCGGTTCGGCCTCGGCACCGCCGTCACGGACGGCGCGCTGCAACGGCTCGCCGCCTCCGGCCGGACCGTTCAGGGCGAGTTCCACCCGGCGGGCATCGGCCAGGAGTGGTGCGACGCCGCAGTGCTGCGCAGGCTGCGGCGCCGTTCGCTGGCCGCGCTCCGCCAGGAGCTGGAGCCGGTGGAGCCCGCCGCACTCGCCTCCTTCCTCCCCCAGTGGCAGCACTTCGGCTCCCACCGCCTGCGGGGCATCGACGGGCTGGCCCGCGCCGTCGAACAGCTCCAGGGGGCGCCCGTCCCCGCCTCGGCCCTGGAGAAGCTGATCCTGCCGAGCCGGGTCATGGGGTACACCCCCGCGATGCTGGACGAGCTCACGACGACGGGCGAGGTCGTCTGGGCCGGAGCGGGAGCGCTGCCGGGTAAGGACGGCTGGCTCTCCCTCTACCCCGCCGACAGTGCGCCCCTGCTCCTGCCCGCCCCGCACCCGCTGGAGCTGTCGGCGCTCCACGAGTCCCTGCTCTCCGTCCTCTCCGGCGGATACGGCCTCTTCTTCCGGCAGATCGCCGACCAGGTCAGGGCCACCACCCACCCGGACTGCTCGGACCAGCAGCTCGCCGACGCCCTCTGGGAGCTGGCCTGGTCGGGTAGGCTCACCAACGACACCCTCGCTCCGCTCCGCTCGCTCCTCGGCTCGGGCCGGACGGCGGGCTCCACCGCCCATCGGGCCCGGCGCAACGTGCCCCGCGGTCGGTACGGATCCCTCACCGCGGCCGCCCGGCCCGCCTCCCGCACCGGCCCCCCGACGGTCTCGGGCCGCTGGTCCCTGCTGCCCCCGCGTGAGCCGGAGCCGACCCACCGCGCCCACGCCCTGGCCCGCACCCTCCTCGACCGGCACGGCGTGGTGACCCGCGGCGCGGTGCAGGCCGAAGGGGTGGAAGGCGGCTTCTCGGCGACGTACCGCATCCTGGCCGCCTTCGAGGACAGCGGGCAGGCCCGGCGGGGCTATGTGGTGGAGGGGCTGGGGGCCGCCCAGTTCGCGATGGACGGGGCGGTGGACCGGCTGCGCGCCGCCGCCACGGCCCGCGACCGCCGGGACCCGGACACCGCACCCCAGGCCCTGGTGCTCGCCGCCGCCGACCCCGCCAACGCATACGGCGCCGCCCTGCCGTGGCCGGAGTCCCCGGACGGCGCGGGCCACAAGCCGGGCCGCAAGGCGGGGGCGCTGGTGGTCCTCGTCGACGGCGAGCTGACGCTCTACATGGAGCGCGGCGGCAAGTCCCTGCTCGCCTGGCCCTCCGACCCCGACTCCCCCGCGCTGCTGGCGGCGGCCGAGGCCCTGGCAGCGTCCGCCCGCGCCGGTGCGCTCGGCACGGTGACGGTGGAGCGGACGAACGGCGTCTCCGCCCTCACCTCACCGCTGGGCCGGACCCTGGAGGCGGCCGGCTTCCTCGCCACCCCGAGGGGCCTACGCCTGAGAGCCTGA
- the pgsA gene encoding CDP-diacylglycerol--glycerol-3-phosphate 3-phosphatidyltransferase, producing MTGAPASATGGPGAKPVRGGKLGTAAVNQASLWNIANILTMVRLLLVPGFVLLLFHNGGYDPVWRSFAWAAFAIAMITDLFDGHLARAYNLVTDFGKIADPIADKAIMGAALVSLSVLGDLPWWITGVILARELGITLMRFWVIRHAVIPASRGGKLKTLAQGTAAGMYVLVLTGPLATLRFWMMMVAVVLTVVTGLDYVRQAVVLRRRSLAAERAAVGRTAEALNEAAGSPGAGSPGSGVSADEGVAGGSGVGGADGASGAGGVSRGGGAGASGSSVRVAGGPAPVEPAVRARDGAEAER from the coding sequence ATGACGGGAGCCCCGGCATCCGCGACAGGCGGTCCCGGCGCGAAGCCGGTCCGCGGCGGCAAGCTGGGCACCGCGGCCGTCAACCAGGCCAGCCTGTGGAACATCGCCAACATCCTGACCATGGTGCGGCTGCTGCTCGTCCCCGGGTTCGTGCTGCTGCTGTTCCACAACGGCGGGTACGACCCGGTCTGGCGCTCCTTCGCCTGGGCGGCCTTCGCCATCGCCATGATCACCGACCTGTTCGACGGTCATCTGGCGCGGGCGTACAACCTGGTCACGGACTTCGGGAAGATCGCGGACCCGATCGCCGACAAAGCGATCATGGGTGCCGCGCTGGTCTCCCTCTCCGTCCTCGGTGACCTGCCGTGGTGGATCACCGGGGTGATCCTCGCCCGTGAGCTGGGCATCACGCTGATGCGGTTCTGGGTGATCCGGCATGCCGTGATCCCGGCCAGCAGAGGCGGCAAGCTCAAGACCCTGGCGCAGGGCACGGCGGCCGGGATGTACGTCCTGGTGCTCACCGGGCCGCTGGCCACCCTGCGGTTCTGGATGATGATGGTGGCCGTCGTGCTGACGGTCGTCACCGGCCTCGATTACGTACGCCAGGCCGTCGTCCTGCGCCGCAGGAGCCTCGCGGCCGAGCGGGCCGCCGTCGGCCGCACCGCGGAGGCGCTGAACGAGGCGGCCGGATCTCCTGGGGCGGGTTCTCCCGGGTCGGGTGTGAGCGCGGATGAGGGTGTTGCGGGGGGTTCCGGCGTGGGTGGTGCCGATGGTGCTTCCGGTGCCGGCGGTGTCTCCCGTGGAGGTGGTGCCGGTGCTTCCGGTTCGAGCGTGCGGGTGGCCGGTGGGCCGGCGCCCGTGGAGCCCGCTGTGAGGGCGCGCGACGGCGCGGAGGCCGAGCGGTGA
- a CDS encoding helix-turn-helix domain-containing protein, which yields MILLRRLLGDVLRRQRQRQGRTLREVSSSARVSLGYLSEVERGQKEASSELLSAICDALDVRMSELMREVSDELSLAELAESAAASDPVPVPVRPMLNSVSVSSVAGVPSGRVTIKAPAEAVDVVAA from the coding sequence ATGATTCTGCTCCGTCGCCTGCTGGGTGACGTGCTGCGTCGGCAGCGCCAGCGCCAAGGCCGTACTCTGCGCGAAGTCTCCTCGTCCGCCCGGGTCTCGCTCGGTTATCTGTCCGAGGTGGAGCGGGGGCAGAAGGAGGCATCCTCCGAGCTGCTCTCCGCGATTTGCGACGCGCTTGACGTACGGATGTCCGAGCTCATGCGTGAAGTGAGCGACGAGCTCTCGCTCGCTGAGCTGGCCGAGTCGGCAGCTGCCAGTGATCCGGTCCCAGTACCGGTTCGTCCCATGCTCAATTCCGTCTCCGTCTCGTCGGTCGCAGGTGTGCCGTCGGGCCGGGTGACCATCAAGGCGCCCGCGGAAGCGGTGGACGTCGTCGCCGCCTGA
- a CDS encoding Fpg/Nei family DNA glycosylase, with protein MPEGDTVLQTAARLHAALAGRVLTHADLRVPRFATADLSGRTVLDVTARGKHLLTRVEGGLTLHSHLRMDGAWRIYAPGERWRGGPGHQIRAVLTNADHTAVGYRLPVLELLRTSEESKAVGHLGPDLLGPDWDPGLAVERLLTAPDRPLGEALLDQRNLAGIGNVYKCELCFLARVTPWLPVGALPDGILPRLVALAHRLLDANRYRPTRTTTIRAERRPRPDGPALATPQRPLPRVQEPLYVYGRNRRPCLRCGTPIRKVDEADRPTYWCPSCQSGPTPQAP; from the coding sequence ATGCCCGAAGGAGACACCGTCCTGCAGACCGCCGCCCGGCTGCACGCAGCACTGGCCGGGCGGGTCCTGACCCACGCCGACCTGCGCGTCCCCCGGTTCGCCACCGCCGATCTGAGCGGCCGGACCGTCCTCGACGTCACCGCACGCGGCAAGCACCTGCTGACCCGGGTCGAGGGCGGACTGACCCTGCACAGCCACCTCCGGATGGACGGGGCCTGGCGGATCTACGCACCGGGCGAGCGCTGGCGCGGCGGCCCCGGGCACCAGATCCGCGCGGTTCTCACCAACGCCGACCACACCGCCGTCGGCTACCGCCTCCCCGTCCTCGAACTCCTGCGGACCAGCGAGGAGAGCAAGGCCGTCGGCCACCTCGGGCCGGACCTGCTCGGCCCGGACTGGGACCCCGGCCTCGCCGTGGAGCGTCTCCTCACCGCCCCGGACCGCCCCCTCGGCGAGGCCCTCCTCGACCAGCGCAACCTGGCGGGCATCGGCAATGTCTACAAGTGCGAGCTGTGCTTCCTGGCCCGCGTCACCCCCTGGCTCCCCGTGGGCGCCCTCCCCGACGGCATCCTCCCCCGGCTGGTCGCCCTGGCCCACCGGCTCCTCGACGCCAACCGGTACCGCCCCACCCGCACCACCACCATCCGTGCCGAGCGCCGCCCCCGCCCGGACGGCCCGGCCCTCGCAACCCCGCAGCGCCCCCTCCCGCGGGTCCAGGAGCCGCTCTACGTCTACGGCAGAAACCGCCGCCCCTGTCTGCGCTGCGGTACCCCGATCCGGAAGGTCGACGAGGCGGACCGGCCCACGTACTGGTGCCCGTCCTGCCAGTCGGGCCCGACGCCCCAGGCGCCGTAA
- a CDS encoding SDR family NAD(P)-dependent oxidoreductase, which translates to MPLSVFDAYDLTGRSALVTGAASGIGRASAVLLAEAGATVHCADRDETGLRRTYELVTSAGGTARTHPLDVTERDGVRAAVQAAGELDILVAVAGIMHTSSVLETEDEDLDRVLAVNFKGVLYACQEVARSMIARAAPGSLITMASGAVDSASAGLLCYSAAKAAVVQLTKTLATELGPHAIRVNAVAPGWIRTPMTDRHGAGQQQRAEATMARISPLGRVGEPEDVAHTVLHLASDASAFMTGQILRPNGGVAMPW; encoded by the coding sequence ATGCCCCTCTCCGTGTTCGACGCCTACGACCTCACGGGCCGCTCCGCGTTGGTCACCGGCGCGGCGAGCGGGATCGGACGGGCGAGCGCCGTGCTGCTCGCCGAGGCCGGAGCCACGGTCCACTGCGCCGACCGTGACGAGACCGGCCTACGGAGAACGTACGAGTTGGTCACGAGCGCGGGCGGCACCGCCCGCACCCATCCCCTCGACGTCACCGAACGGGACGGGGTCCGCGCGGCCGTCCAGGCGGCGGGAGAGCTGGACATCCTGGTCGCCGTGGCCGGGATCATGCACACCAGCAGCGTCCTGGAGACGGAGGACGAGGACCTGGACCGGGTGCTGGCGGTCAATTTCAAGGGGGTGCTGTACGCCTGCCAGGAGGTGGCCCGGTCCATGATCGCCCGCGCCGCACCCGGCTCGCTGATCACGATGGCGTCCGGCGCCGTGGACTCCGCGAGCGCGGGCCTGCTCTGCTACAGCGCGGCGAAGGCGGCCGTGGTCCAGCTCACCAAGACGCTCGCCACCGAGCTGGGCCCGCACGCCATACGGGTGAACGCGGTGGCCCCGGGCTGGATCCGTACGCCGATGACCGACCGGCACGGAGCCGGACAGCAACAACGCGCGGAGGCCACGATGGCCCGGATCTCTCCCCTGGGCCGGGTCGGTGAACCCGAGGATGTCGCCCACACCGTGCTGCACCTGGCGTCCGACGCGTCGGCCTTCATGACCGGCCAGATCCTCCGCCCGAACGGCGGCGTCGCCATGCCCTGGTGA
- a CDS encoding CinA family protein yields MTAAVTAAAAAQVLGRLVERGETLAVAESLTGGLVAAELTSVPGASRAFRGSVTAYATALKGEILGVDGALLAERGAVDPQVARQMAAGVRRALGADWGISTTGVAGPDPQDGQPVGTVHVAVAGPSGVEKVSTLRLNGSRADIRRESVRSALDLLARELGENARAQDTEQIGGN; encoded by the coding sequence GTGACAGCTGCTGTCACCGCAGCTGCCGCCGCCCAGGTGCTGGGGCGGCTCGTGGAGCGCGGTGAGACGCTCGCCGTCGCCGAGTCGCTGACCGGTGGTCTGGTGGCGGCCGAACTGACGTCCGTACCCGGAGCCTCCCGGGCCTTCCGGGGATCGGTGACGGCGTACGCGACGGCGCTCAAGGGAGAGATCCTCGGTGTGGACGGGGCCCTTCTGGCGGAGCGCGGGGCGGTCGATCCCCAGGTCGCGCGGCAGATGGCGGCCGGTGTGCGCCGTGCCCTGGGCGCGGACTGGGGCATCTCCACCACCGGCGTCGCGGGCCCGGACCCGCAGGACGGACAGCCCGTCGGAACGGTCCATGTGGCCGTCGCGGGACCTTCCGGCGTCGAGAAAGTGTCCACTCTGCGGTTGAATGGTTCGAGGGCGGACATCCGTAGAGAGAGCGTACGAAGCGCCCTCGATCTGCTAGCCCGTGAACTCGGTGAGAACGCGCGGGCACAGGATACGGAACAGATCGGGGGGAATTGA
- a CDS encoding Dps family protein, with product MSVVKSPLSDSDLKLVGEALQGALVDLVDLSLVAKQIHWNVVGPRFRSVHLQLDDVVATARQHSDTVAERASAIGVNPDGRSATVAKETAIRPVPEGWIKDTDAVKALVDALGVVIGRMRERIEVTDAPDPVTQDILISLTADLEKHAWMFQAESA from the coding sequence ATGTCTGTGGTGAAGAGCCCACTGTCCGACAGCGATCTCAAGCTCGTCGGAGAAGCGCTGCAAGGCGCGCTGGTCGATCTGGTCGACCTCTCCCTCGTGGCGAAGCAGATCCACTGGAACGTGGTCGGCCCGCGCTTCCGGTCTGTCCACCTCCAGCTCGACGACGTGGTGGCCACAGCCCGGCAGCACTCCGACACGGTCGCCGAGCGAGCCTCCGCGATCGGGGTCAACCCGGACGGCCGCTCCGCCACCGTGGCCAAGGAGACCGCCATCCGGCCCGTCCCCGAGGGGTGGATCAAGGACACGGACGCCGTGAAGGCGCTCGTGGACGCGCTGGGTGTGGTGATCGGCCGAATGCGTGAGCGCATCGAGGTGACCGACGCGCCGGATCCCGTGACTCAGGACATCCTGATCTCACTGACAGCAGACCTCGAAAAGCACGCCTGGATGTTCCAGGCCGAAAGTGCCTGA
- a CDS encoding CsbD family protein, with the protein MDKLKGKGKEAVGKLTGDRRKESEGKADQAKATAKDKVDEAGDRAKGVTDSLRNDDK; encoded by the coding sequence ATGGACAAGCTCAAGGGCAAGGGCAAGGAGGCCGTCGGCAAGCTGACCGGCGACCGCCGCAAGGAGTCCGAGGGCAAGGCCGACCAGGCCAAGGCCACGGCCAAGGACAAGGTCGACGAGGCCGGCGACCGCGCGAAGGGCGTCACGGACTCCCTGCGCAACGACGACAAGTAG